From Miscanthus floridulus cultivar M001 chromosome 15, ASM1932011v1, whole genome shotgun sequence, the proteins below share one genomic window:
- the LOC136508399 gene encoding putative uridine kinase C227.14 isoform X2, whose amino-acid sequence MELSSSIASTEAAAQAQARLLRPPSFRRPGPTGFVACRSYAIRSKLMGAMPPVLASFQAASPRYPSFQDANNKKRNVPCYQRQQTPQIEAKSMEEVYDALAEHLLSVLKNIEHLDSKYIVGLAGPPGAGKSTVVSEVVGRVNMLWSQKHAKGSGALLPTEEIAAMLPMDGFHLYRAQLDAMEDPKEAHARRGAPWTFDPALFLKCLQTLRTEGSVYAPSFDHGVGDPVENDIFVKPQHKIVIVEGNYLLLEEDVWTEIRDLFDEKWFIDIDIDVSMQRVLKRHIATGKEPDVAAWRISYNDRPNAELILESRKNADLVIRSVDFSS is encoded by the exons ATGGAGTTGTCCAGTTCCATCGCGTCCAcggaggcggcggcgcaggcTCAGGCGCGGCTGCTCCGGCCGCCGTCATTTCGCCGGCCGGGGCCGACGG GATTCGTAGCTTGTAGGAGCTATGCTATAAGAAGCAAGCTGATGGGGGCGATGCCTCCGGTCCTTGCTAGCTTCCAGGCTGCATCTCCTCGATACCCAAGCTTTCAAGACGCAAACAACAAAAAACGAAAT GTTCCTTGCTATCAGAGACAACAAACCCCGCAGATAGAAGCCAA GTCGATGGAGGAGGTATATGACGCTTTGGCTGAACACCTTCTTTCTGTCTTGAAGAATATTGAACATCTTGATTCAAA ATACATTGTTGGCCTAGCTGGCCCACCTGGTGCAGGCAAGTCCACAGTTGTCTCTGAAGTTGTTGGACGTGTTAATATGCTTTGGTCCCAGAAGCACGCAAAGGGTAGTGGAGCACTGCTTCCTACCGAGGAAATTGCTGCAATGCTTCCAATGGATGGTTTCCACCTTTATCGTGCTCAGCTCGATGCAATGGAG GATCCAAAAGAAGCACATGCAAGAAGAGGAG CACCTTGGACATTCGATCCCGCACTGTTTCTGAAATGTCTACAGACCCTAAGAACAGAG GGTTCAGTTTATGCTCCATCGTTTGATCATGGTGTTGGTGATCCAGTTGAGAACGACATATTTGTTAAGCCACA GCACAAAATAGTGATAGTTGAAGGGAACTATCTATTGCTGGAAGAAGATGTTTGGACTGAAATTAGGGACTTGTTTGATGAGAAATG GTTCATTGACATTGACATTGATGTCTCCATGCAAAGAGTGCTCAAGAGACATATTGCTACAG GAAAAGAGCCAGATGTAGCAGCATGGCGG ATCTCGTACAACGACCGACCGAATGCAGAGCTTATCCTGGAATCAAGGAAGAATGCTGACCTTGTGATCAGATCAGTGGACTTTTCAAGCTAG
- the LOC136508399 gene encoding ATP-dependent kinase-like protein notR' isoform X1 has product MGAMPPVLASFQAASPRYPSFQDANNKKRNVPCYQRQQTPQIEAKSMEEVYDALAEHLLSVLKNIEHLDSKYIVGLAGPPGAGKSTVVSEVVGRVNMLWSQKHAKGSGALLPTEEIAAMLPMDGFHLYRAQLDAMEDPKEAHARRGAPWTFDPALFLKCLQTLRTEGSVYAPSFDHGVGDPVENDIFVKPQHKIVIVEGNYLLLEEDVWTEIRDLFDEKWFIDIDIDVSMQRVLKRHIATGKEPDVAAWRISYNDRPNAELILESRKNADLVIRSVDFSS; this is encoded by the exons ATGGGGGCGATGCCTCCGGTCCTTGCTAGCTTCCAGGCTGCATCTCCTCGATACCCAAGCTTTCAAGACGCAAACAACAAAAAACGAAAT GTTCCTTGCTATCAGAGACAACAAACCCCGCAGATAGAAGCCAA GTCGATGGAGGAGGTATATGACGCTTTGGCTGAACACCTTCTTTCTGTCTTGAAGAATATTGAACATCTTGATTCAAA ATACATTGTTGGCCTAGCTGGCCCACCTGGTGCAGGCAAGTCCACAGTTGTCTCTGAAGTTGTTGGACGTGTTAATATGCTTTGGTCCCAGAAGCACGCAAAGGGTAGTGGAGCACTGCTTCCTACCGAGGAAATTGCTGCAATGCTTCCAATGGATGGTTTCCACCTTTATCGTGCTCAGCTCGATGCAATGGAG GATCCAAAAGAAGCACATGCAAGAAGAGGAG CACCTTGGACATTCGATCCCGCACTGTTTCTGAAATGTCTACAGACCCTAAGAACAGAG GGTTCAGTTTATGCTCCATCGTTTGATCATGGTGTTGGTGATCCAGTTGAGAACGACATATTTGTTAAGCCACA GCACAAAATAGTGATAGTTGAAGGGAACTATCTATTGCTGGAAGAAGATGTTTGGACTGAAATTAGGGACTTGTTTGATGAGAAATG GTTCATTGACATTGACATTGATGTCTCCATGCAAAGAGTGCTCAAGAGACATATTGCTACAG GAAAAGAGCCAGATGTAGCAGCATGGCGG ATCTCGTACAACGACCGACCGAATGCAGAGCTTATCCTGGAATCAAGGAAGAATGCTGACCTTGTGATCAGATCAGTGGACTTTTCAAGCTAG